The following coding sequences are from one Lolium rigidum isolate FL_2022 chromosome 6, APGP_CSIRO_Lrig_0.1, whole genome shotgun sequence window:
- the LOC124668473 gene encoding putative receptor protein kinase ZmPK1, protein MAKFASLALLPLFSCLLLHSCVCASSAEHTLGTGSSLSVEDNARSFLVSPDATFSCGFLQAGDNAFYFSIWFTASKNRTAVWSANPGAPVNGRLSRISFSRDGKLILADANGTIVWDTKTGGNKQHLTVSLNNTGNLAIMDPSTGRALWQSFHWPTDTLLPSQVLSKDTILTAAYFTFRYDSDNVLRLLYDGPDTASVYWPTPGIDVYTSGRTNYNSSRIGVLDDTGAFFSSDGLHFQASDLGAAGVKRRLTIEQDGNLRLYSLVKATGGWTVTWVALNQPCSVHGLCGKNAVCEYQPSLRCSCVPGYEMADRRDWRKGCKPTFSVPATTGNNCSQGVPEQFTFLEVPHTDFYGYDLWFNQSITFEDCMNLCLKLCACTAFSYRMNGMGNCYPKGDLFNGYRTSSFYGSIYLKLPNKVNASVSALPLVSVAGSGLACGSSRNILPRYADTYGRPGSGPKWTYFLAFAAVLGFLELLFVAAGWWFLSSHQSIPSSMEAGYRLVMATQFRRFSYRELKNATGNFKEELGRGGSGVVYRGVLDKGTVVAVKKLTNVQVQGEEEFWAEVTVFGRINHINLVRIWGFCSEDKHRMLVYEYVENESLDRHLFGNDIGRSLAWTERFRIALGAARGLAYLHHECLEWVIHCDVKPENILLTRELDAKIADFGLAKLSRRDTTGDGNGIQLSQMRGTKGYMAPEWALGEPVDAKVDVYSYGVVLLEIVIGTRISDQTTADGEERLEMWQIAQALKQVVASGDIGSLVDSRLNGQFNPRQAMEMVKISLSCMEESSSRPTMDDISKALTACDDEDEHPAYLS, encoded by the coding sequence ATGGCTAAATTCGCCAGTTTAGCCCTGCTTCCACTGTTCTCATGCCTTCTGCTGCACTCCTGTGTATGTGCATCATCAGCAGAGCACACGCTGGGTACCGGGTCATCCCTGTCGGTGGAGGACAACGCGAGGTCATTCCTGGTGTCGCCGGACGCCACCTTCTCCTGCGGCTTTCTCCAAGCCGGCGACAACGCCTTCTACTTCTCCATTTGGTTCACCGCCAGCAAAAACAGAACCGCCGTCTGGTCGGCCAACCCCGGTGCCCCTGTGAACGGACGGCTCTCCAGGATCTCGTTCAGCCGCGACGGCAAGCTGATCCTCGCCGACGCCAACGGGACCATTGTCTGGGACACCAAGACGGGAGGCAACAAGCAGCACCTCACCGTCTCCCTCAACAACACCGGCAACCTCGCCATCATGGACCCGTCGACCGGCCGCGCCCTGTGGCAGAGCTTCCATTGGCCGACGGACACCCTGCTCCCGTCGCAGGTGCTGTCCAAGGACACGATTCTGACGGCCGCCTACTTCACCTTCCGCTACGACAGCGACAACGTGCTGCGGCTCCTGTACGACGGCCCGGATACCGCGAGCGTCTACTGGCCGACCCCGGGCATAGACGTTTACACGAGCGGCCGGACAAACTACAACAGCTCCCGAATCGGCGTCCTCGACGATACCGGTGCCTTCTTCTCCAGCGACGGACTGCACTTTCAGGCCTCTGACCTGGGCGCCGCCGGCGTCAAAAGACGGCTAACGATCGAGCAGGACGGAAACTTGCGGCTCTATAGCCTCGTGAAGGCGACCGGTGGCTGGACGGTCACGTGGGTGGCGCTGAACCAGCCGTGCTCCGTGCACGGGCTGTGCGGGAAGAACGCCGTCTGCGAGTACCAGCCGTCCCTCCGATGCTCGTGCGTGCCGGGGTACGAGATGGCCGATCGCCGGGACTGGAGAAAGGGCTGCAAGCCGACGTTCAGCGTCCCCGCCACCACCGGCAACAACTGCAGCCAAGGGGTGCCGGAGCAGTTCACGTTCCTCGAGGTGCCGCACACCGACTTCTACGGATACGACCTTTGGTTCAACCAGTCCATCACGTTCGAGGACTGCATGAACCTGTGCCTGAAGCTGTGCGCCTGCACCGCCTTCTCCTACAGGATGAATGGCATGGGCAACTGCTACCCGAAAGGCGACCTGTTTAATGGATACAGGACGTCGTCGTTCTACGGGAGCATCTACCTCAAGCTGCCGAACAAAGTCAACGCCTCGGTGTCGGCGCTGCCGTTGGTATCCGTCGCGGGCTCAGGCCTCGCCTGCGGTTCTAGTCGTAACATCCTCCCAAGGTACGCGGACACGTACGGGAGACCCGGCAGCGGCCCAAAGTGGACCTACTTTCTTGCGTTCGCCGCGGTGCTCGGATTTCTCGAGCTTCTCTTCGTCGCCGCCGGGTGGTGGTTCCTGTCCAGCCATCAGAGCATACCCAGCTCGATGGAGGCAGGGTACAGGCTGGTGATGGCGACCCAGTTCAGGAGGTTCTCGTACCGGGAGCTCAAGAACGCGACAGGGAATTTCAAGGAGGAGCTTGGCCGTGGCGGGTCCGGCGTGGTGTACCGCGGCGTGCTGGACAAAGGCACcgtggtggcggtgaagaagctgACGAACGTGCAGGTGCAGGGCGAGGAGGAGTTCTGGGCGGAGGTGACGGTGTTCGGGAGGATCAACCACATCAACCTGGTGAGGATCTGGGGGTTCTGCTCAGAGGACAAGCACAGGATGCTGGTGTACGAGTACGTCGAGAACGAGTCGCTGGACCGGCACCTCTTCGGCAACGACATCGGCAGGTCGCTGGCGTGGACCGAGCGGTTCAGGATCGCGctgggcgcggccaggggcctggccTACCTCCACCACGAATGCCTCGAGTGGGTCATCCACTGCGACGTCAAGCCGGAGAACATCCTCCTCACGCGAGAGCTCGACGCCAAGATCGCCGACTTCGGGCTGGCCAAGCTGTCCAGGAGGGATACCACGGGCGACGGCAACGGCATTCAGCTATCACAAATGAGGGGGACAAAGGGATACATGGCGCCGGAGTGGGCGCTCGGCGAGCCCGTGGACGCCAAGGTCGATGTCTACAGCTacggcgtcgtgctgctggaGATCGTCATTGGGACCCGGATCTCCGACCAGACGACGGCGGACGGCGAAGAGCGGCT